The following are from one region of the Malassezia vespertilionis chromosome 4, complete sequence genome:
- a CDS encoding uncharacterized protein (EggNog:ENOG503NTW8; COG:Z), which produces MLMDSAARSDGDATEPSHNRMAGFAPLVDASPRARPVSRTPFMPSPRKRAVAPMSKVSPVKVEKPAVPLGESHAMNYATDRASVHVEEEPLAAPRVAPRATPRAPQKKAQPSATSSTTPRAAVHTTESLRRPASRIQPRTAPKTVPQPAPQLAPLPSPAPRARIAPVGPRPATSMSVKREPTTRAPVLRTASPVRPSAHRPMRAKVVDVLRENPVARAQTALGTRSASSLGPTKPPCTASSSKPMPGAAQRVDVAAVEAELGDSSFVLDEIDADGADSVQVHLRLRPTAEDEECAWRTTLDTATIMLDPGIAAKKLQPNAGMAYHFDGLHTDSSNASLYASLARPLVQSVLRGYNALVFAYGQTASGKTFTLSGGANEEPGIIPRAVCDIFQGICQGSSKREYLVRLSYLEIWNEIVKDLLDPTSTPQVRDDRRRGPNAVFIAPLQEEIVSSPSQVFDLLARGEENRHIGATDWNERSSRSHTCLKITVESWERDALHDDEAKVGRHYRISELHLIDLAGSERNSFYSANRRAEGANINKSLLSLSKVIYALSERQATGRPAPAHIPYRDSKLTRILQNSLNGSARVAVVCTLNPSPAMVEESLGTINFARRIKHVAVRAQPNEFDGDLSVLVGAPCTETQALLARYRAEMGALRAKVASLQQAPRTPTPSTPDSAPHTPTQSKPVSLDALQARLDQLGTLILRGGSVQESSAAPHPVSPAKRRGFTFDDPLPRVQEKLHAALTKIGRLERALATRIMLPEMADEKDRLIGDLLQQVRELEVVCQAQREDDAPSYEARLDEAEEKIAARDAFLEELTVECARLRRANKELVLLAHQETARMVEAAQPKRRSPIMSLFAPQLRPATVLGMAPCASTPLQSSPLRAWKQHKASIVSIDASESESSSDLSNSGLAELLEE; this is translated from the coding sequence ATGCTGATGGacagtgcggcgcgctcggaTGGAGACGCGACAGAGCCGTCACACAATCGCATGGCGGGATTTGCACCTCTCGTCGATGCGTCACCGCGCGCCCGACCTGTATCGCGGACACCGTTTATGCCGTCGCCCAGGAaacgcgccgtggcgccCATGTCCAAAGTAAGCCCTGTCAAGGTAGAAAAGCCAGCAGTGCCATTGGGCGAGAGTCATGCTATGAATTATGCTACTGACAGAGCGAGTGTACATGTTGAGGAGGAGCCTTTGGCGGCCCCGCGTGTGGCCCCGCGTGCGACTCCGCGTGCACCGCAAAAAAAGGCGCAGCCGAGCGCAACCTCCAGCACAacgccgcgagctgcggTGCACACTACGGAATCATTAAGACGACCCGCATCGCGTATACAGCCACGCACAGCGCCAAAAACAGTGCCGCAGCCAGCACCGCAGTTAGCGCCATTACCGAgtcctgcaccgcgcgcgcgaattgCGCCTGTAGGGCCGAGGCCCGCAACGTCTATGAGCGTGAAGCGCGAGCCTACTACACGTGCGCCAGTCTTGCGCACAGCGTCTCCTGTACGTCCTTCCGCGCACCGTCCTATGCGTGCCAAGGTAGTAGATGTTTTGCGCGAAAACCCcgtggcgcgtgcgcaaacggcgcttGGAACTCGGTCGGCGTCTTCGCTTGGACCCACCAAgccgccgtgcacggctTCTTCTAGCAAGCCCATGCCTggtgcggcacagcgtGTTGATGTAGCCGCCGTCGAGGCCGAGTTGGGCGACAGCTCGTTTGTGCTGGACGAAATAGACGCGGACGGCGCTGATTCCGTGCAAGTacacctgcgcctgcgccctACTGCGGAGGACGAAGAATGTGCATGGCGCACGACACTCGACACGGCCACCATTATGCTTGATCCAGGCATTGCGGCGAAAAAGCTGCAGCCAAACGCAGGAATGGCGTACCATTTTGACGGACTTCATACTGACAGCTCGAACGCCTCGCTGTATGCCTCTCTTGCGCGGCCCCTTGTTCAaagcgtgctgcgcggctaTAATGCGCTCGTGTTTGCGTACGGCCAGACGGCCAGCGGCAAGACATTCACACTCAGCGGTGGCGCCAACGAAGAACCCGGAATTATACCACGCGCCGTGTGCGACATCTTCCAAGGGATCTGCCAGGGgtcgagcaagcgcgagtATTTGGTCCGACTGAGCTACCTCGAGATCTGGAACGAAATTGTGAAAGACTTGCTCGATCCTACCAGCACACCAcaggtgcgcgacgatcggcggcgcggtccCAACGCAGTGTTTATCGCGCCTTTGCAGGAAGAAATTGTCTCCTCGCCGAGCCAAGTATTTGATTTGCTGGCGCGTGGCGAAGAGAACCGGCATATTGGCGCAACCGACTGGAACGagcgctcgagccgcaGTCATACGTGCCTGAAAATCACCGTCGAATCGTGggagcgcgatgcgttgcacgacgacgaggcaaAGGTCGGGCGACACTACCGCATCAGCGAGCTGCACCTCATCGACCTTGCTGGCTCGGAGCGCAACTCGTTCTACAGCGCCAACCGACGTGCAGAAGGCGCCAACATCAACAAGAGCCTGCTGAGCCTGAGCAAAGTCATTTACGCTCTTTCGGAGCGACAGGCCACAGGAAGGCCCGCGCCCGCGCACATTCCCTACCGCGACTCGAAACTCACGCGCATATTGCAGAATAGCTTGAatggcagcgcgcgtgtcGCTGTGGTTTGCACGCTTAATCCAAGCCCTGCTATGGTCGAGGAAAGTCTCGGGACAATAAATTTTGCGCGGAGAATCAAGCACgtcgccgtgcgtgcacagccAAACGAATTCGATGGGGACTTGTCGGTGCTTGTCGGCGCACCATGCACCGAAACACAGGCACTACTAGCTCGCTACCGTGCAGAGAtgggtgcgctgcgcgccaaagtagcgtcgctgcagcaagcgcccCGCACTCCCACACCCTCGACGCCAgactctgcgccgcacacccCGACACAGTCCAAACCTGTATCGCTTgacgcgctccaagcgAGACTCGATCAGCTTGGCACGCTTATTTTGCGGGGCGGGAGTGTACAAGAGAGtagtgcagcgccgcatcccGTGTCACCTGCAAAGCGGCGTGGGTTTACGTTTGACGATCCgttgccgcgcgtgcaggaaAAACTGCACGCGGCACTGACCAAGATTGGGCGTTTGGAGCGCGCATTGGCCACGCGCATTATGCTGCCGGAGATGGCGGACGAAAAAGACCGCTTGATTGGCGACTTGCTCCAGCAAGTGCGCGAGCTTGAAGTTGTGTGCCAGGCACAGAGAgaggacgatgcgccgtcgtACGAGGCACGGCtggacgaggccgaggaaaaaattgctgcgcgcgacgcatttCTCGAAGAGCTCACTGTagaatgcgcgcggctgcggcgtgcCAACAAAGAGCTTGTTTTGCTTGCCCACCAAGAAACAGCGCGCATGGTTGAGGCGGCACAGccgaagcggcgctcgccgatcatgtcgctttttgcgccacAGCTGCGGCCTGCTACTGTGCTTGGAATGGCGCCATGTGCTTCGACGCCTTTGCAGAGCTCTCCGTTGCGTGCGTGGAAGCAGCACAAGGCGTCGATTGTGTCGATTGATGCGTCGGAGAGCGAGAGTAGCTCGGATTTGTCGAATAGCGGGCTGGCTGAGCTGCTAGAGGAGTAA
- the RPT5 gene encoding 26S proteasome regulatory subunit 6A (COG:O; EggNog:ENOG503NV1G), whose amino-acid sequence MSAEAQQDDLPQEILEASTPEIQMRTRLLDNELRMMKSEHMRLTHEHGVMKKRIKDNAEKISQNKVLPYLVGNVVEILDIDPDVDEDDEDGAHMDAERHRGKCAVIKTSTRQTIFLPLIGLVNAEELRPGDLIGVNKDSYLILDKLPAEYDTRVKAMEVEERPTETYTDIGGLDKQIEELVEAIVLPMQQEGKFKNLGIKPPKGALMYGPPGTGKTLLARACAAQTNACYLKLAGPSLVQMFIGDGAKLVRDAFELAREKAPAIIFIDELDAIGTKRFDSDKSGDREVQRTMLELLNQLDGFSSDEQIKVIAATNRIDILDPALLRSGRLDRKIEFPLPNEEARARIMEIHSRKMAVGSNVNFDELARSTDEMNGAQLKAVCVEAGMIALREGATELDHEHFLGGILEVQALKKSDHFYYA is encoded by the coding sequence ATGAGTGcggaggcgcagcaggacGATTTGCCGCAGGAGATCCTGGAGGCTTCTACGCCAGAGATCCAGATGCGTACGCGTCTTCTCGATAACGAGCTGCGTATGATGAAGTCGGAGCACATGCGCTTGACGCACGAGCACGGCGTGATGAAAAAGCGCATCAAAGACAACGCCGAGAAAATCTCGCAAAACAAGGTCCTTCCTTACCTTGTTGGCAACGTGGTAGAGATTCTTGACATTGACCCAGATGTGGACGAGGATGATGAAGATGGTGCACATATGGACGCTGAGCGGCATCGCGGCAAGTGTGCCGTGATCAAGACCAGCACGCGCCAAACAATTTTTCTGCCGCTCATCGGCCTAGTCAATGCAGAAGAGCTCAGGCCGGGGGATTTGATTGGTGTGAACAAAGACAGCTACCTGATTTTGGACAAATTGCCGGCAGAGTACGACACACGCGTCAAAGCCATGGAGGTCGAGGAGCGGCCCACCGAGACCTACACGGACATCGGCGGTCTCGACAAGCAGATCGAGGAACTTGTAGAGGCGATTGTGCTGCCTATGCAACAGGAGGGAAAGTTTAAGAACCTCGGCATCAAGCCGCCCAAAGGCGCGCTCATGTACGGGCCACCGGGCACGGGCAAaacgctgcttgcgcgtgcgtgtgcggcacagacAAATGCGTGCTACTTGAAACTCGCGGGGCCCTCGCTCGTACAAATGTTTATCGGCGATGGCGCCAAACTCGTCCGCGATGCGTTCGAGCTCGCCAGGGAAAAGGCGCCTGCTATCATCTTtatcgacgagctcgatgcGATCGGCACCAAGCGATTCGACTCGGACAAGTCGGGTGATCGTGAGGTACAGCGCACCATGcttgagctgctcaatCAGCTTGATGGTTTTTCCAGCGACGAGCAGATCAAGGTGATTGCCGCTACGAATAGGATCGATATTCTCGATCCTGCGCTCCTCCGCTCGGGGCGGCTGGACCGCAAGATTGAGTTTCCGCTCCCCAACGAggaggcgcgtgcgcgcatcatGGAGATTCATTCACGTAAGATGGCCGTCGGGTCGAACGTCAATTTtgacgagctcgcgcgctcgaccgATGAAATGAACGGCGCACAGCTCAAGGCGGTTTGTGTGGAAGCTGGTATGATTGCGCTCCGGGAAGGAGCCACAGAGCTGGACCACGAACACTTCCTCGGCGGTATTCTTgaggtgcaggcgctgaAAAAGTCGGATCACTTCTACTATGCATAA
- a CDS encoding uncharacterized protein (EggNog:ENOG503NW7N; COG:A), which produces MGESANVGASSLYAGIFAHGREENGGEDTLPAERATAPLENTASAEPCPALPFAPRKKQPRRAPTQRAVHAPPDAKASEVSACTALDVHMHSTRSTARQASLVPSMHLGEEDVRRDKALAVRAAQERGKALAEDHGVEKVSCIHAASRATIDADYDPAAPNEYAAFKALLMGRRQRRIALARGVLPYIEAEESDEDTNANRKRQFAPPSFYRGVLPHTDDAQNDENAGEKGTVPEDGAVRELLRPRVPPPGPPPTPPSMLQQKPPNVPCNPHPPTSLTTSRPTDPALVYSTPSFAERLMARYGYKHGEGLGADGNKGITAPLFAKSTRSAFRRGTIINTNTDSAQEDACMYGNLSEAVLLENIPDADDLCEVFSTYTALLTPAEKGNEHGYVRRVFLLPDTHNVRVVIRFTGMAGAYRAVRALDGRYYAGEYGVEAGM; this is translated from the exons ATGGGCGAGTCGGCCAATGTCGGCGCGTCATCGTTGTACGCAGGCATCTTTGCACATGGGCGAGAGGAGAACGGTGGTGAAGACACACTACCTGCAGAGCGCGCtactgcgccgctggaaaATACCGCAAGCGCTGAGCCATGCCCGGCATtgccgtttgcgccgcggaaGAAAcagccgcggcgtgctccCACACAGCGTGCAGTACACGCCCCACCAGATGCAAAAGCGTCGGAAGTTagtgcatgcacggcgcttgacgtgcacatgcacagcacacgcagcacGGCTCGCCAAGCTTCCCTCGTGCCGTCCATGCACCTCGGAGAAGAAGATGTACGCCGCGATAAGGCATTGGCGGTACGTGCAGCACAGGAACGTGGAAAGGCGCTTGCAGAGGACCACGGCGTAGAAAAGGTTTCTTGTATACATGCAGCAAGCAGGGCCACAATAGACGCAGACTATgatcctgcagcgccgaaCGAATATGCTGCTTTTAAGGCACTGCTTATGGGCCGCCGCCAGCGACGGATTGCATTAGCGCGGGGCGTGCTCCCATATATCGAGGCAGAAGAGAGCGACGAAGATACAAATGCAAACCGCAAGCGTCAATTTGCACCGCCTTCGTTTTATCGAGGCGTGCTTCCACACACGGACGATGCGCAGAACGACGAGAATGCTGGTGAAAAAGGAACCGTGCCAGAAGATGGTGCTGTGCGGGAGTTGCTAAGGCCGCGAGTGCCTCCGCCTGGACCTCCGCCCACTCCGCCAAGCATGCTGCAACAGAAACCACCAAACGTCCCATGCAATCCACACCCGCCTACCTCGCTCACGACATCCAGACCTACAGACCCTGCGCTGGTATACTCCACCCCTAGCTTTGCCGAGCGGCTTATGGCTCGGTACGGCTACAAGCACGGCGAAGGGCTGGGTGCCGATGGAAACAAAGGCATCACTGCTCCTCTCTTTGCAAAgtccacgcgcagcgcgtttCGCCGCGGCACAATCATCAATACCAACACAGATTCGGCGCAAGAGGACGCGTGCATGTACGGCAATTTGAGCGAGGCTGTGCTACTTGAAAATATCCCCGACGCAGACGACCTTTGCGAGGTATTCAGTACGTATACTGCGTTGCTCACGCCAGCTGAAAAGGGCAACGAGCACGGCTACGTCCGTCGTGTATTCCTGCTTCCCGATACCCACAATGTACGCGTAGTGATTCGATTCACCGGCATGGCCGGCGCGTACAGagcagtgcgtgcgctcgatGG TCGGTACTATGCTGGCGAGTACGGCGTAGAAGCTGGGATGTAG
- a CDS encoding uncharacterized protein (COG:K; EggNog:ENOG503P8EE), with the protein MQALETTLAAFQEHTTQLFNALNAQASLVVHDAQARDTSVAEHLAALEKLDASLGPTLAMAATHQANQARLNPLLQEVKQRDAQQRDAIAEIASMRGELQSLLQMGEAERDEMQRAEQNPLLYKDVLHYAQRLSKYTAAPPGYRLEVQNEGVQSNGPAVRLAADYNQQAARAAGYYDPAISSMAQDLPYPSDRLMRQGILYADAAADGVQPEPGQGSAPTHDTTEASTAHEPVPEALDAFAMDDDDAFDLDLNP; encoded by the coding sequence ATGCAGGCGTTGGAGACGACTTTGGCCGCGTTCCAGGAGCATACCACACAGCTATTTAATGCGCTCAATGCTCAAGCATCACTTGTagtgcacgatgcgcaagcgcgcgatacaTCTGTTGCCGAGCATCTCGCTGCACTGGAAAAACTCGATGCGTCGCTGGGCCCAACGCTCGCAAtggccgcgacgcaccAAGCGAACCAAGCACGACTTAATCCTCTTCTCCAGGAggtcaagcagcgcgatgcgcagcagcgcgatgcCATTGCTGAAATTGCAtccatgcgcggcgagctgcagtCGTTGCTCCAAATGggcgaggccgagcgcgacgagatgcagcgcgcggaacaAAATCCGCTCTTGTACAAAGACGTACTCCACTATGCGCAGCGGCTTTCAAAGTATACAGCGGCACCGCCTGGGTACCGCCTAGAGGTGCAGAATGAAGGGGTGCAAAGCAATGGCCCAGCGGTGCGGCTTGCCGCGGATTATAATCagcaggcggcgcgcgctgcagggTACTATGACCCCGCGATTTCTTCCATGGCGCAGGATCTGCCGTACCCATCGGATCGGCTCATGCGCCAGGGCATCTTGTATgcagacgccgcggcggacGGTGTCCAGCCGGAGCCAGGACAAGGAAGCGCACCTACACATGATACCACAGAggcaagcacggcgcacgagcCTGTTCCGGAGGCGCTTGATGCGTTTGCTATggatgacgacgacgcgtTTGATTTGGATTTGAACCCGTAG
- the POM1 gene encoding dual-specificity kinase (COG:T; EggNog:ENOG503NXAT): MDVPQPPLSTPWRSPVRPPAYGLSPVSPLQLEPAPQDVPQPVPEKSVYGAPLPQTPAQYQHAVPLVSPDTSLAASPRGYDRTEQVGLGELATPRWTADDRRSVPASVNSSPLQTRLPPSSPAQSVPYDYARSPGAASASQQQAARQARAMAYTVSGSNTITRSETRDTMPSFTSVQQLGALHVPTPDTNRDAGTTSSTSRRASMLPVSASISALDKQQNQSTGTRTYRNPPTPSDAPSKHRISSGSFLPSFLRGGRGFLGFGTADVSRKLDGFSVSPRNTHTAHEETADQSTQSLPARMLFPQDTSQGMPGGLPLADEDPFQPTPKTVHPDTGSLASAGSRVPSTGQSSSQWSLVAENHDTTRANAANARSDAVDASERASLSTKPSPTALSTPSRKNSARSARSRTFRQSMHEKRDEDDDSGSLAGRLSRRSLGAIGNLFKSSPKRAERASGEHDDELEKPKSRSRLSFSRWRRQSVSGKSVHDAPAMPTAPSLPPKSTLREENKDAVPPMRADREEPSAYYAAKAQGSRIPRPSSMMRLLSSKPGDTGETRARQTPSRLPQSISMHTVRSDSQSTRIPSTPSYSYGISSRASSIAESEKRAETASKQRRSPAKREELKPTKVRTLRRAQNMEATDALQRQRALQASTPSRVYTRKAALVAETSTPSGLPRSVSRQSQLRAPSVASVPLATVRAHDASTGDAEIERHIQRVQQRKLAGGMSQADLDKQLEYPAPVAPSKRLSARQAEVIYGNHLCPYELQELHEYESIYYVGSFARHKHYAVPDKPDRNYGYDDERGDYELNLRDHLAFRYEIVKLLGRGSFGQVLQCKDHKTGHHVAVKLIRNKRRFHKQALVEVNIMEHLTRGDPNDEHNVVHMSDSFTFRGHLCVTMELLGINLYELIKANSFEGFSCQLIRRFASQTLACLALMQSMNIVHCDLKPENILLTHPRKSGIKVIDYGSSCFENGKVYTYIQSRFYRSPEVILGMDYTVAIDMWSLGCILAELHTGYPIFPGENEQDQLACIMEVLGMPDRHLLEQCSRRKLFFDSTGTPRPVVNSRGHRRRPNSKSLAQAVRSNNDLFLDFIARCLIWDPERRLKADAALRHPWFTYQMESALPRPARRPKPVQTEGGPSLLPRAAATKTATTAP; the protein is encoded by the coding sequence ATGGATGTGCCCCAACCACCGCTAAGTACTCCGTGGCGCAGCCCTGTACGGCCGCCTGCATACGGTTTGTCGCCCGTgtcgccgctgcagcttgagcccgcgccgcaagaCGTGCCGCAGCCCGTGCCGGAAAAGTCAgtgtacggcgcgccgcttcctcAGACCCCTGCACAATACCAGCACGCGGTCCCTTTAGTGTCGCCCGATACGTCTCTCGCGGCCTCGCCCCGCGGCTACGATCGGACGGAGCAGGTTGGCCTGGGCGAGCTCGCAACGCCTCGCTGGACAGCCGACGAccgacgcagcgtgcctgCGTCTGTGAATTcgtcgccgctgcaaaCCCGCCTTCCCCCATCTTCGCCCGCCCAGTCGGTTCCCTACGACTATGCTCGCTCGCCTGGTGCCGCTTCTGCGTCGCAGCAACAGGCAGCACGCCAGGCGCGTGCTATGGCCTACACTGTGAGCGGCAGCAACACGATCACCCGCagcgagacgcgcgacACGATGCCCTCTTTTACATCGGtgcagcagcttggcgcgctgcacgttCCCACTCCCGACACCAATCGCGACGCGGGAACGACCAGCTCGacttcgcggcgcgcctcgatgcTCCCTGTGAGTGCATCGATcagcgcgctggacaagcaGCAAAACCAAAGCACAGGCACGCGGACATACCGTAACCCCCCCACACCCAGCGACGCTCCTTCAAAGCACCGAATCTCGTCGGGCTCCTTCTTGCCGAGTTTCTTGCGTGGGGGCCGCGGGTTTCTTGGCTTTGGCACCGCCGACGTCTCGCGCAAGCTTGACGGTTTCAGCGTCTCTCCACGGAATACCCACACGGCACACGAAGAAACAGCGGACCAAAGCACACAGTCGCTGCCTGCGCGCATGCTATTTCCCCAGGACACATCCCAGGGCATGCCTGGCGGCCTGCCACTTGCCGACGAAGATCCATTCCAGCCCACTCCCAAGACGGTGCACCCCGACACTGGCTCCCTTGCGTCTGCTGGGtcgcgcgtgccgagcacagGGCAGAGCTCGTCGCAATGGTCGCTCGTCGCAGAGAACCATGATACCACACGTGCGAATGCAGCAAATGCTCGCAGCGACGCTGTAGACGCGTCGGAACGAGCCTCCCTCAGCACCAAGCCATCCCCGACCGCGCTTTCCACTCCTTCACGCAAaaactcggcgcgctcggcgcgctcgcgtaCCTTTCGCCAGTCCATGCACGagaagcgcgacgaggacgacgacaGCGGCAGTCTTGCCGGCCGTCTTTCGCGCCGATCGCTCGGCGCCATAGGCAATCTGTTCAAGTCCAGCCCCAAACGCGCCGAACGTGCGAGTGGCGagcacgacgacgagctggaAAAGCCCAAGTCGCGCTCACGCCtttctttttcgcgctggcgccgaCAGAGTGTCTCGGGCAAATCGGTGCACGACGCTCCGGCGATGCCCACCGCGCCTTCCCTGCCGCCCAAAAGCAcactgcgcgaggaaaacAAGGATGCGGTCccgccgatgcgcgcggaCCGCGAGGAACCCTCGGCGTACTacgccgccaaagcgcaAGGCAGCAGAATCCCGCGGCCCTCGTCCATGATGCGCCTCCTCTCTAGTAAACCGGGCGATACGGGCGAaacgcgcgctcgccaaacgCCTTCAAGGCTCCCCCAGAGCATTTCCATGCACACTGTCCGCTCTGACTCGCAGTCTACCCGGATtccaagcacgccgagctACAGCTATGGAATCTCTTCGCGTGCCTCTTCTATCGCCGAGTCggagaagcgcgccgagacTGCGTcgaagcagcgccgctcgccggccaagcgcgaggagctgaAGCCAACCAAAGTGCGgaccttgcgccgcgcacaaaaCATGGAGGCTACCGATGCGttgcagcggcagcgagcgctgcaggcaTCCACGCCGTCCCGCGTCTACACACGCAAAGCTGCACTCGTAGCCGAGACCAGCACGCCGAGTGGCCTACCCCGCTCCGTCAGCCGTCAgtcgcagctgcgcgcgccgagcgttGCAAGTGTTCCGCTCGCGACTGTCCGTGCGCATGATGCGTCTACTGGCGATGCCGAGATCGAGCGTCATATCCAGCGTGTCCAGCAACGCAAGCTTGCTGGCGGTATGAGCCAGGCAGACCTcgacaagcagctcgagtACCCTGCGCCTgttgcgccgagcaagcgTCTCTCTGCACGCCAAGCCGAAGTGATTTACGGCAACCATTTGTGTCCGTATGAGCTGCAAGAGCTGCACGAATACGAATCGATCTACTATGTCGgctcttttgcgcggcacaagcacTATGCCGTCCCGGACAAGCCCGATCGCAACTACGGCtacgacgacgagcgcggcgactACGAATTGAACTTGCGCGATCATCTCGCCTTCCGCTACGAGATTGTCAAGCTGCTTGGCCGCGGCTCCTTTGGCCAAGTGCTCCAGTGCAAGGACCACAAAACTGGACACCACGTCGCAGTCAAGCTGATCCGTaacaagcgccgcttccaCAAGCAAGCGCTGGTCGAAGTAAATATCATGGAGCATCTTACCCGAGGCGATCCCAACGACGAGCACAATGTTGTCCACATGTCCGACTCGTTCACCTTCCGCGGCCACCTGTGCGTTACCAtggagctgcttggcatcAATTTGTACGAGCTCATCAAGGCGAATAGCTTTGAAGGCTTCTCGTGCCAGCTGATCCGCCGCTTCGCCTCGCAGACCcttgcgtgccttgcaCTGATGCAGAGCATGAACATTGTCCACTGCGACCTGAAACCGGAAAATATCTTGCTCACACATCCACGCAAAAGTGGGATCAAGGTGATTGACTATGGGTCCAGCTGCTTTGAGAACGGCAAAGTCTACACGTACATTCAGAGTCGGTTTTACCGCTCGCCAGAAGTGATCCTCGGGATGGACTACACAGTGGCGATCGATATGTGGTCTCTCGGCTGTATTCTCGCCGAACTGCACACGGGCTACCCAATATTTCCGGGCGAAAACGAGCAGGACCAATTGGCATGCATAATGGAGGTTCTGGGCATGCCGGATCGgcacctgctcgagcaatgctcgcgccgcaagttGTTTTTCGACAGCACCGGCACGCCGAGGCCCGTCGTGAATTCCAGAGggcaccggcgccggcCCAACTCGAAATCGCTAGCGCAGGCTGTGCGTTCCAACAACGATCTATTTCTCGACTTCATCGCACGGTGCCTCATCTGGGATCCAGAACGGCGGCTCAAGGCGGATGCTGCCTTACGGCATCCATGGTTCACGTACCAGATGGAGTCGGCTTTGCCGAGGCCTGCACGGCGCCCAAAGCCAGTGCAGACGGAGGGTGGGCCGTCTTTGCTTCCGCGTGCGGCAGCAACAAAGACGGCGACGACTGCGCCATAG